Proteins encoded in a region of the Mycoplasma feriruminatoris genome:
- a CDS encoding MOLPALP family lipoprotein, with product MKKLIAILSSMMMITTASLPIIACHTKQKETKFENNNSITNAQTTASLFAKELILADQLKVNLEEIKKEYNNKSLTDLLKDNNLKLDNTDSSISDVKTLNDLVDKYFEKDSYKSGLDSKIKLDSETKKPSIPLFSEIFKLIGLGTTDLDKYSDDILKILELTTSLNPAFLVTGFDSVNSTLKSSFEKVKPYLKEGLEKLSNPKVDFTKDVEEFQNKIDVNKNYKELKAEDLDNAFYTSIVNAVGLSEVGARYTPVKIKTENASKSLKEAAEALSKALNGPGQPATGKELEIVGYILEAIQFLQIKLSLFENARDYTPKAPNNIFDATKTNQQFLIELYKDKNIEKIVADKKSSINLKYIFSFFKKALDELKDETKKDGFELQKLLNILFLSQNKVEYPETSTPDNAKDYYEKNSAHPVVTVLTVLVNDFLNKKVKLILPLIGGSTKEDELKKVISDSLPHLYKWMGYTLNNLLTGTKNLHDSLSTLFVKVIPAILTSLQKNTKLIPDSYKDKIQLLPFLLAVLIDEVLSVAFPILKKDDKNTNSFKDLYSGEVFLVNKVNAMFKKFRETIDGILKNVGQDSRSIPFSTIRGFLTTLENGYDKIFKNVKEFNLKGLLTTPLNKIDEASWKDRKALKPLQSKSVADILDTILTGLDVKGNEKLAELTSSNINLTGLTDLAKVMDKYEYKPNGFDYKGKTHLLEILKENQDKTLEIIGWTSDKNNPIGKDSLLDTVLNKVFNVDTSKKDDKSENAVNQISKIITTLNNSLDKLIIDESSVEIKFEFKDTKKNKSDQLLSETLVAKVKNKNDKSESTYSFSYLRDKQDKFKFTKITKN from the coding sequence ATGAAGAAATTAATTGCAATTTTATCATCAATGATGATGATAACAACTGCTAGTTTACCAATAATTGCCTGCCATACAAAACAAAAAGAAACTAAATTTGAAAATAATAACTCTATAACAAATGCCCAAACAACTGCTAGTTTATTTGCTAAAGAGCTTATTTTAGCAGACCAACTAAAAGTTAACTTAGAAGAAATTAAAAAAGAATATAATAATAAATCACTAACTGATTTACTAAAAGACAATAATTTAAAATTAGATAACACTGATAGTAGTATCAGTGATGTAAAAACATTAAACGATCTTGTTGATAAATACTTTGAAAAAGATTCATACAAATCTGGATTAGATTCAAAAATTAAACTAGATTCAGAAACTAAAAAACCTTCTATTCCTTTATTTAGTGAAATTTTTAAACTAATTGGATTAGGTACAACTGATTTAGATAAATATAGTGATGATATTTTAAAAATATTAGAACTAACAACTAGTTTAAATCCAGCGTTTTTAGTGACTGGATTTGATTCAGTAAATAGTACTTTAAAATCATCTTTTGAAAAAGTTAAACCTTATTTAAAAGAGGGATTAGAAAAATTAAGTAATCCAAAAGTTGATTTTACAAAGGACGTTGAAGAATTTCAAAATAAAATTGATGTAAATAAAAATTACAAGGAACTAAAAGCCGAAGATCTAGATAATGCATTTTATACATCAATAGTTAATGCTGTAGGTTTAAGTGAAGTTGGAGCTAGATATACTCCAGTAAAAATAAAAACTGAAAATGCCTCTAAATCATTAAAAGAAGCAGCAGAAGCATTAAGCAAAGCATTAAATGGTCCTGGTCAACCTGCTACTGGTAAAGAATTAGAAATTGTTGGTTATATTTTAGAAGCCATTCAATTCTTGCAAATAAAATTAAGTCTATTTGAAAATGCTAGAGACTATACTCCTAAAGCTCCTAATAATATTTTTGATGCTACTAAAACAAATCAACAATTTTTAATAGAACTTTATAAGGATAAAAATATAGAAAAAATAGTTGCTGATAAAAAATCATCTATTAATTTAAAGTACATTTTTTCATTCTTTAAAAAGGCACTTGATGAATTAAAAGATGAAACTAAAAAAGATGGATTTGAATTACAAAAACTATTAAATATTTTATTCTTGTCACAAAATAAAGTAGAATACCCAGAAACCAGTACTCCTGATAATGCAAAAGATTACTATGAAAAAAACAGTGCTCATCCTGTTGTAACTGTTCTAACCGTTCTAGTAAATGATTTTTTAAACAAAAAAGTTAAACTAATCTTACCATTAATTGGTGGAAGCACAAAAGAAGATGAACTTAAAAAAGTTATTAGTGATTCACTACCTCATTTATATAAATGGATGGGTTATACATTAAATAACTTGTTAACAGGAACAAAAAATCTACACGATTCTTTATCTACCCTATTTGTTAAAGTTATTCCTGCTATTCTAACTAGTTTGCAAAAAAATACAAAATTAATTCCTGATTCATATAAAGATAAAATACAATTACTGCCTTTCCTACTTGCTGTTTTAATTGATGAAGTATTAAGTGTTGCCTTTCCAATTTTAAAAAAGGATGATAAAAATACAAATTCATTTAAAGATCTTTATAGTGGTGAAGTATTTTTAGTAAACAAAGTTAATGCAATGTTCAAAAAATTTAGAGAAACAATAGATGGAATACTAAAAAACGTAGGTCAAGACTCAAGAAGTATCCCATTTTCTACAATCAGAGGTTTCTTAACTACATTAGAAAACGGTTATGATAAAATCTTTAAAAACGTTAAAGAATTTAACTTAAAAGGTTTACTAACAACTCCATTAAATAAAATTGATGAAGCTTCATGAAAAGATAGAAAAGCTTTAAAACCTTTACAAAGTAAATCTGTTGCTGATATTTTAGATACAATATTAACTGGACTTGATGTTAAAGGAAATGAAAAATTAGCTGAATTAACTAGCTCAAATATTAATCTAACTGGTTTAACTGATCTAGCTAAAGTAATGGATAAATATGAATACAAACCTAATGGATTTGATTACAAAGGTAAAACTCATCTACTAGAAATTCTAAAAGAAAATCAAGATAAAACTCTAGAAATCATAGGTTGAACTTCAGATAAAAATAATCCAATTGGAAAAGATTCATTACTAGATACTGTATTAAATAAAGTATTTAATGTTGATACAAGTAAAAAAGACGATAAATCAGAAAATGCTGTTAACCAAATATCTAAGATTATTACTACTTTAAATAATTCATTAGATAAACTTATAATTGATGAATCTAGTGTTGAAATTAAATTTGAATTTAAAGATACTAAGAAAAATAAATCAGATCAATTATTAAGTGAAACTTTAGTTGCTAAGGTTAAAAATAAAAATGATAAAAGTGAATCTACTTATTCATTTAGTTATTTAAGAGATAAACAAGATAAATTTAAATTTACAAAAATTACAAAAAATTAA
- a CDS encoding MOLPALP family lipoprotein: MKKLIAILSSFMMIITASLLIISCQTKQFKFETNNSIINTQTIASLFARQLILADQLKVDLNKINNDKETLSVLLKENNLKLDNLDKSINDLNDLDDLVDKYFEKDSYKKFLNQNIKQNIKNNLNNPIFKEIFKFFGLKETDIDKFSDDILDILNLTLNLNPIFAFSTFDKIDSNLKAIFLKIKPSFSNWIKTLNSSKENLLKKVEDFQNKIDVNTKYKDLKAQDLDAAFYISLINVISLAFSIKEFELVEINVKNINESLLKASNLLNKVLSSFKNKTDNKTNIIEIICYILQALQFLQIKLSLFEDTRNYTPESKDKLFNKDKTNHKFIQDLYKDKTIKTITNQKPSSINLKYILSFFKNAVNELKDENKKDGIELQKLLAMLFLPTQKVKYRKDIDEQKENKEINDYYKNLKAHPLVSLLVDILKNYLSKNLKLLLEKQKITSIEIDKFIDESIAYLYKWISFALNSLLSSSYDAYEILDILFANVIPKILNSLQTNTDILKPYINQALILSIPPFVFMLFSSKLDIAFPILTDRKIDAFKVLYSGDIFLVNKLDDMFDTIKDTFKTKLEPLFGDQKISYEIIKKYFDLFKEKYNFVFKNIKHFNLKTLLTTCLNKINQTKWKNINFLKPLQSKSIADILDTLINTFNVQNNEKLDQLQSSNINLTSLNDVAKIIVNYTYKTKDLNYKNKNLIDILKSNPDKTLEILGWTSDKNNPINKRSLINEFLTKVFNLKTNNSENVLNQIEKITNLLNEWFVGKITKSDILITFNFTNTKKNKLDQLLSQTLIASVKNKITNTQTKYTFSYSRDKQSKFKFTEISKK; encoded by the coding sequence ATGAAAAAACTAATTGCAATTTTATCTTCATTTATGATGATAATAACTGCTAGTTTATTAATAATTTCTTGTCAAACTAAACAATTCAAATTTGAAACTAACAATTCTATAATAAATACCCAGACAATTGCTAGTTTATTTGCTAGACAATTGATTTTAGCAGATCAACTAAAAGTTGATTTAAACAAAATTAATAATGATAAAGAAACACTAAGTGTTTTATTAAAAGAAAATAATTTAAAATTAGATAATTTGGATAAAAGTATTAATGACTTAAATGATCTAGATGATCTTGTTGATAAATATTTTGAAAAAGATTCTTATAAAAAGTTTTTAAATCAAAATATTAAACAGAATATAAAAAACAATTTAAATAATCCTATATTTAAAGAAATTTTTAAATTTTTTGGATTAAAAGAAACTGATATAGATAAATTTAGTGATGATATTTTAGATATTTTAAATTTAACACTTAATTTAAATCCCATTTTTGCTTTTTCTACTTTTGATAAAATTGATAGTAATTTAAAAGCAATTTTTTTAAAAATTAAACCAAGCTTTTCAAATTGAATAAAAACTTTAAATAGTTCAAAAGAAAATTTATTAAAAAAAGTTGAAGATTTTCAAAACAAAATTGATGTAAATACAAAATATAAAGATTTAAAAGCACAAGATTTAGATGCTGCTTTTTATATAAGTTTAATTAATGTTATTAGTTTAGCTTTTTCAATAAAAGAATTTGAACTAGTAGAAATAAATGTTAAAAACATTAATGAATCATTATTAAAAGCTAGTAATTTATTAAATAAAGTTTTAAGTTCTTTTAAAAATAAAACTGATAATAAAACTAATATAATAGAAATAATTTGTTATATTTTACAAGCTCTTCAATTTTTACAAATTAAACTAAGTTTATTTGAAGATACTAGAAATTACACACCAGAATCAAAAGATAAATTATTTAATAAAGATAAAACTAATCACAAATTTATTCAAGATCTTTATAAAGATAAAACTATAAAAACTATAACTAATCAAAAACCATCATCAATTAATTTAAAATACATACTTTCATTTTTTAAAAATGCTGTTAATGAATTAAAAGATGAAAATAAAAAAGATGGAATCGAGTTACAAAAGTTATTAGCAATGTTGTTTTTACCAACTCAAAAAGTCAAATATCGTAAAGATATTGATGAACAAAAAGAAAATAAAGAAATTAATGATTATTATAAAAATTTAAAAGCTCATCCTCTAGTTAGTTTATTAGTAGATATATTAAAAAATTATTTATCAAAAAATCTTAAATTACTTTTAGAAAAACAAAAAATAACTAGTATTGAAATTGATAAATTTATAGATGAATCAATTGCTTATTTATATAAATGAATATCATTTGCTTTAAATAGTTTATTATCATCAAGTTATGATGCATATGAAATATTAGATATTTTATTTGCTAATGTAATACCAAAAATTTTAAATTCACTACAAACTAATACTGATATTTTAAAACCATACATCAACCAAGCACTTATTTTATCAATACCACCATTTGTATTTATGTTATTTTCATCAAAATTAGACATTGCTTTTCCTATATTAACTGATAGAAAAATAGATGCTTTTAAAGTTTTATATAGTGGAGATATTTTTTTAGTTAATAAACTTGATGATATGTTTGATACTATAAAAGATACTTTTAAAACAAAATTAGAACCTTTATTTGGTGATCAAAAAATTTCTTATGAAATTATAAAAAAATATTTTGATTTATTTAAAGAAAAATACAATTTTGTATTTAAAAATATTAAACATTTTAATTTAAAAACTTTATTAACTACTTGTCTTAATAAAATAAATCAAACAAAATGAAAAAATATAAATTTTTTAAAACCTTTGCAAAGTAAATCTATTGCTGATATTTTAGATACTTTAATAAACACTTTTAATGTTCAAAATAATGAAAAATTAGATCAATTACAAAGTTCAAATATTAATCTAACTAGTTTAAACGATGTAGCTAAAATAATAGTTAATTACACATATAAAACTAAAGATCTCAACTACAAAAACAAAAACTTAATTGATATTTTAAAATCTAATCCAGATAAAACTTTAGAAATTTTAGGATGAACTTCAGATAAAAATAATCCAATCAATAAAAGATCATTAATTAATGAGTTTTTAACTAAAGTATTTAATTTAAAAACAAACAACTCAGAAAATGTTTTAAATCAAATTGAAAAAATAACTAATTTATTAAATGAATGGTTTGTTGGTAAAATAACAAAATCTGATATATTAATCACATTTAATTTTACTAACACTAAGAAAAACAAATTAGATCAATTATTATCACAAACTTTGATTGCTAGTGTAAAAAATAAAATTACAAACACACAAACTAAATACACTTTTAGTTATTCTAGAGATAAACAATCTAAATTTAAATTCACTGAAATTTCAAAAAAATAA
- a CDS encoding MOLPALP family lipoprotein yields MKKLIAILSSMMMITTASLPIIACHTKEHKFENNNSITNTQTSASLFAKELILADQLGINLKEIQNRNQQKDLALLLDETNLKLDNNDSNIKNISSSNELINQYFEKDSYKNKDVLDSKIKLDAQKKLDNPLFKLLGLSITDSDKFIDDITNLLTLLVNLNPMFISSNFDQSNTTLQSFFKNIKPSLKTLFNSISNSKDVVNNVKEFQEKLDVNVKYKDLKVEDLDIAFYTSLINAIGSGLNQKEFKVVEIDTNNINKTLDNTAEMLTKLISSPAKSNQGKEWDIILYTLQALQFIQLKFSLFENIKSHTPTSANNLFDANKTNQEFLTELYKGKTIESITEKKPSSINLKYILSFFKSAVNELKDEKKLDGYELQKLLAMLFLSPNKVDYPDKINADDSKEYYEKKKAHPFVTLLTVIAKNFVEKNLATFAPKDKDNIKKFTDESIPYLYKWVSFALANLLTGTNNAYETLGILFTKTMSPILTSLFKHITTLKEKVKDKEALIPAVPGLLFALGLAETLKIAFPIITNGKDENKNSFKILYGGDVFLVNKLDEFFEALKNKITEKISEIGITADQIPFDQAKPYLEIFKGVYDQIFKNVKHFNLKTLLTTPINKIDPDSWKDKNFSKSLQNKSIADILDTLLNGLGVKGNEKLADLSSSNISLTGLTDVASLIENYTYKVNGIDYKNKTQLLDILKDNSDKTLEILGWTSDSKNPIGKGSLIDVFLSKVFNFKTNQNTDKSENAINQLAKLISLTNSSLDDSFDYENIDIQFEFTDTKKNNKDQLISETLVAKVKNKTNNTESKYSFSYSRDKQSKFKFTKITKN; encoded by the coding sequence ATGAAGAAATTAATTGCAATTTTATCTTCAATGATGATGATAACAACTGCTAGTTTACCAATAATTGCCTGCCATACTAAAGAACATAAATTTGAAAATAACAACTCAATAACAAACACTCAAACTTCTGCTAGTTTATTTGCTAAAGAACTTATTTTAGCTGATCAACTAGGAATCAATTTAAAAGAAATTCAAAATAGAAATCAACAAAAAGACTTAGCTTTATTATTAGATGAAACAAATTTAAAATTAGATAATAATGATTCAAATATTAAAAATATCAGTTCATCAAATGAACTTATTAATCAATATTTTGAAAAAGATTCATACAAAAATAAAGATGTATTAGATTCAAAAATCAAATTAGATGCACAAAAGAAATTAGATAATCCTTTATTTAAATTACTTGGATTAAGCATAACTGATTCAGATAAATTTATTGATGATATTACAAATCTTTTAACTTTATTAGTTAATTTAAATCCAATGTTTATTTCTTCAAATTTTGATCAAAGTAACACTACTTTACAATCATTTTTTAAAAATATTAAACCAAGTTTAAAAACACTATTTAACTCAATTTCTAATTCAAAAGATGTAGTAAATAATGTTAAAGAGTTTCAAGAAAAACTTGATGTTAATGTAAAATACAAAGATCTAAAAGTTGAAGATTTAGATATTGCTTTTTATACAAGTTTAATTAATGCTATAGGTTCAGGATTAAATCAAAAAGAGTTTAAAGTTGTTGAAATTGATACTAATAATATTAATAAAACCTTAGATAATACAGCAGAAATGTTAACTAAATTAATTAGCTCACCTGCTAAATCAAATCAAGGTAAAGAATGAGATATCATTTTATACACTCTACAAGCTCTTCAATTTATACAATTAAAATTCAGTTTATTTGAAAACATAAAATCTCATACTCCAACTTCAGCTAATAACTTATTTGATGCTAATAAAACAAATCAAGAATTTTTAACTGAACTTTATAAAGGTAAAACTATCGAATCTATAACAGAAAAAAAACCTTCATCAATTAATTTAAAATACATACTTTCATTCTTTAAAAGCGCTGTTAACGAATTAAAAGATGAAAAGAAATTAGATGGATATGAATTACAAAAACTTTTAGCAATGTTGTTCTTATCACCAAATAAAGTAGATTATCCAGATAAAATAAATGCAGATGATTCTAAAGAATATTATGAAAAGAAAAAAGCTCATCCATTTGTCACTTTATTAACAGTAATAGCTAAAAATTTTGTAGAAAAAAATCTTGCAACTTTTGCCCCAAAAGACAAAGATAATATTAAAAAATTTACTGATGAATCAATTCCCTATCTATATAAATGAGTTTCATTTGCTTTAGCTAATCTACTAACTGGTACTAATAACGCCTATGAAACTTTAGGTATATTGTTTACTAAAACAATGTCACCTATCTTAACTTCCTTATTTAAACACATTACTACATTAAAAGAAAAAGTTAAAGATAAAGAAGCATTAATTCCAGCAGTTCCTGGATTGTTATTTGCTCTTGGACTTGCTGAAACTCTAAAAATTGCATTTCCAATAATTACTAATGGTAAAGATGAAAATAAAAATTCATTCAAAATTTTATATGGTGGAGATGTATTTTTAGTTAATAAATTAGATGAATTTTTTGAAGCACTAAAGAATAAGATCACAGAAAAAATATCTGAGATTGGAATTACTGCTGATCAAATTCCATTTGACCAAGCTAAACCTTATTTAGAAATATTTAAAGGTGTTTATGATCAAATATTTAAAAATGTAAAACATTTTAATTTAAAAACTTTATTAACTACTCCAATTAATAAAATAGATCCTGATAGTTGAAAAGATAAGAACTTTTCAAAATCATTACAAAATAAATCTATTGCTGATATTTTAGATACTTTATTAAATGGACTTGGTGTTAAAGGAAATGAAAAATTAGCTGATTTATCTAGTTCAAATATTAGTCTAACTGGTTTAACTGATGTGGCATCATTAATTGAGAATTACACTTATAAAGTTAATGGAATTGATTATAAAAATAAAACTCAATTACTTGACATTTTAAAAGATAACTCAGATAAAACTTTAGAAATTTTAGGTTGAACTTCAGATAGTAAAAATCCAATTGGAAAAGGTTCATTAATTGATGTATTTTTATCTAAAGTATTTAACTTTAAAACAAATCAAAACACTGATAAATCAGAAAATGCCATTAATCAATTAGCAAAACTTATTTCACTAACAAATAGTTCATTAGATGATTCATTTGATTATGAAAATATAGATATTCAATTCGAATTTACTGATACAAAGAAAAATAACAAAGACCAATTAATAAGTGAAACTCTAGTTGCTAAAGTTAAAAATAAAACTAATAATACTGAATCTAAATACTCATTTAGTTATTCAAGAGATAAACAGTCTAAATTTAAATTTACAAAAATTACAAAAAACTAA
- a CDS encoding MOLPALP family lipoprotein, with amino-acid sequence MKKLIALLSSMMIISTASLPVIACHKKEYKFESNNSLTNTKIAASLFAKDFILADQLQLNYQEIKNLNENLELLTSKNDLSIDKNEIDTSLLKSTSQFIDKYFEKDSYKNVLDKNIKLDSDKSLNNSVLNEVFKLLSLDINNANKTSDDIIKVLEFSSKLNPMFMFNHFSNIDSLLKEMFKNIKPNLKSWLESLSQPNKNAIEIIKKFEQKIDVNKNYKDLKLEDLNKAFYTSLTNAIGLGLSSKTYKVVELDIKNPNESLKQASQNLASIINNKKESEKNREWEIVVYTLQALQFLQLKLSLFDSTREYNPKSTDHLFSDNKSNQEFIKDAYKDKTIGKITENKPSSINLKYLLSFFKKPVEELLDKEQKDGYQLQKLLAMLFLSTQKVEYSTNGLKADDPKDYYEKQQAHPSIYLLSTLAKDFLVEKLTPLLAKNNVKEENVKKLIERSIPYIYKWISYASTNLLTGAKNFNETISDLFVKVLPSIVEIVQEETKLIGDDIVKFKSFAFPLLFEQIIEPTLNVAFPVTINNKDNKNSFKTFYSGDIFIVKKIDEMFKTFKEKIENLFKKFGSFIPVKSEDIPFTLIQHYFDTFKNNFDSIFKNVERFNLKTLLTTPLNKMNESWWKDKTFAKEYQNKSIADNLNKLLNDLNVKGNEKLDQLKSTNINLTVLTKITSKIEKYDYKAPNVTYDLNSNLLDILKSNPDKTLQIIGWTSDKNNPIAKDSLLDVIFNEGLNINTNNKSDNSQNTINLLSKFLLSVNDSLNTKINEKKYSITYTFLDDKKNRYNQLISQHLEAKFINNKNKTTTMYLFDYSRNKDSKFKFTKITKN; translated from the coding sequence ATGAAGAAATTAATTGCTTTATTATCATCAATGATGATAATATCAACAGCTAGTTTACCAGTAATTGCTTGTCATAAAAAAGAATATAAATTTGAATCTAACAATTCACTAACAAATACAAAAATTGCTGCTAGTTTATTTGCTAAAGACTTTATTTTAGCAGATCAATTACAACTAAATTATCAAGAAATTAAAAACTTGAATGAAAATCTAGAACTACTAACTAGTAAAAATGATTTATCTATTGATAAAAATGAAATAGATACTAGTTTATTAAAATCAACAAGTCAATTTATTGATAAATATTTTGAAAAAGATTCTTATAAAAATGTTTTAGATAAAAATATAAAACTTGATTCAGATAAGAGTTTAAATAATTCTGTATTAAATGAAGTTTTTAAATTACTTAGTTTAGATATAAATAATGCTAATAAAACAAGTGATGATATTATCAAAGTTTTAGAATTTAGTTCTAAACTAAATCCTATGTTTATGTTTAATCATTTTTCAAATATTGATTCTTTATTAAAAGAAATGTTTAAAAACATTAAACCTAATCTAAAATCTTGATTAGAATCTTTATCACAACCCAATAAAAATGCAATTGAGATTATTAAAAAATTTGAACAAAAGATTGATGTAAATAAAAATTATAAAGATCTTAAATTAGAAGATCTTAATAAAGCTTTTTATACTAGTTTAACTAATGCTATAGGTTTAGGATTAAGTTCTAAAACTTATAAAGTAGTTGAATTAGATATAAAAAATCCTAATGAATCTTTAAAGCAAGCTAGTCAAAATCTAGCATCAATTATAAATAATAAAAAAGAATCTGAAAAAAATAGAGAATGAGAAATTGTTGTTTATACTTTACAAGCTTTACAATTTTTACAATTAAAATTAAGTTTATTTGATAGTACTAGAGAATATAATCCAAAATCAACTGATCATTTATTTAGTGATAATAAATCAAATCAAGAATTTATTAAAGATGCTTATAAAGATAAAACAATAGGCAAAATAACTGAAAATAAACCTTCTTCTATTAATTTAAAATACTTACTGTCCTTTTTTAAAAAACCAGTTGAAGAGTTATTAGATAAAGAACAAAAAGATGGATATCAATTGCAAAAATTATTAGCAATGTTGTTTTTATCAACTCAAAAAGTTGAATACTCTACAAATGGGCTTAAAGCTGATGATCCTAAAGATTATTATGAAAAACAACAAGCACATCCTTCAATTTATTTATTGTCTACTCTAGCAAAGGATTTTTTAGTAGAAAAACTAACTCCTTTATTAGCAAAAAATAATGTTAAAGAGGAAAATGTTAAAAAATTAATTGAACGTTCTATTCCTTATATTTATAAATGAATATCATATGCATCAACAAATCTATTAACTGGAGCAAAGAATTTTAATGAAACAATTAGCGATCTATTTGTTAAGGTATTACCTTCTATTGTAGAAATAGTTCAAGAAGAAACAAAATTAATAGGTGATGATATAGTAAAGTTTAAGAGTTTTGCCTTTCCTTTATTATTTGAACAAATAATAGAACCAACTTTAAATGTTGCGTTTCCAGTGACAATAAATAATAAAGATAATAAAAATTCCTTTAAAACTTTTTACAGTGGTGATATCTTCATAGTTAAAAAAATTGATGAAATGTTTAAAACATTTAAAGAAAAAATAGAGAATTTATTTAAAAAATTCGGTTCTTTTATACCTGTAAAATCTGAAGATATTCCATTTACTTTAATTCAACATTACTTTGATACTTTTAAAAATAACTTTGATTCTATTTTTAAAAACGTTGAACGCTTTAATCTAAAAACTTTACTAACAACTCCACTTAATAAAATGAATGAATCTTGATGAAAAGATAAAACATTTGCTAAAGAATATCAAAATAAATCAATTGCTGATAATTTAAATAAGTTATTAAACGATTTGAATGTTAAAGGTAATGAAAAATTAGATCAATTAAAAAGTACAAATATCAATCTAACTGTTTTAACTAAAATTACTTCAAAAATTGAAAAATATGATTATAAAGCACCTAATGTTACATATGATCTAAATTCTAATTTATTAGATATTTTAAAATCTAATCCAGATAAAACTTTACAAATAATTGGATGAACTTCAGATAAAAATAATCCAATAGCAAAAGATTCATTATTAGATGTGATATTTAATGAAGGTTTAAATATTAATACAAATAATAAATCTGATAATTCACAAAACACTATTAACTTATTATCAAAATTCTTATTATCAGTTAATGATTCTTTAAATACTAAAATAAATGAAAAGAAATATAGTATTACATATACATTTTTAGATGATAAGAAAAATAGATATAATCAGTTAATTTCTCAACATTTAGAAGCTAAGTTTATAAATAATAAAAATAAAACTACAACTATGTATTTATTTGATTATTCTAGAAATAAAGATTCTAAATTTAAATTTACAAAAATAACAAAAAATTAG
- the rdgB gene encoding RdgB/HAM1 family non-canonical purine NTP pyrophosphatase yields MNKKVIYLATTNKNKVKEFSQILKDYEIKSLLDIPNYVEIKENKNTFKQNALLKAKHLAKYINGVAIGDDTGICVKALNDFPGIYSKRWAYPLTNHYDICNKLLDKLKHINQLNKRKAYMTTAIALYDVKSKKQFVYQSRANGYIDFQVNQSDFGFGYDFIFIPKGYDKTYSLLDSDLKNQISARKKAIDKLIDYIDNVK; encoded by the coding sequence ATGAATAAAAAAGTAATTTATCTAGCTACAACTAATAAAAATAAAGTTAAAGAATTTAGCCAGATTTTAAAAGATTATGAAATAAAAAGTTTATTAGACATACCAAATTATGTTGAAATCAAAGAAAATAAAAACACTTTTAAACAAAATGCACTATTAAAAGCAAAACATTTAGCAAAATATATTAATGGAGTTGCAATTGGTGATGATACTGGAATTTGTGTTAAAGCGTTAAATGATTTTCCTGGTATTTATTCAAAAAGATGAGCTTATCCTTTAACTAATCATTATGATATTTGTAATAAATTATTAGATAAACTAAAACATATTAATCAGTTAAATAAAAGAAAAGCTTATATGACAACTGCTATAGCTTTATATGATGTCAAATCTAAAAAACAGTTTGTATATCAATCAAGAGCTAATGGTTATATTGATTTTCAAGTTAATCAATCTGATTTTGGATTTGGTTATGATTTTATTTTTATTCCAAAAGGATATGATAAAACTTATTCTTTATTAGATAGTGATTTAAAAAATCAAATTTCAGCTAGAAAAAAAGCAATAGATAAATTAATTGATTATATTGATAATGTAAAATAA